The Coffea arabica cultivar ET-39 chromosome 1e, Coffea Arabica ET-39 HiFi, whole genome shotgun sequence genome has a window encoding:
- the LOC113709821 gene encoding protein INVOLVED IN DE NOVO 2-like — translation MSLSEEETDLSESEVEDYSIQWYAKLKDGREKLQVSGEEYSCPFCPGKVHKYSLKDLYQHASGVSKGSTKRKMKDRGKHLGLVRYIDSDVDIKKPLAESIKKKADDPIASAGPSEKFVYPWMGIVANIPSEKRDGRYVGDSGSKLRDNFTLKGFNPLKVQPLWNWTGFSGYAIIEFNKDWPGFCNAMAFEKSFEAEHHGKRDYHEACDRGATLYGWIARADDYDSSTIIGEHLRKKADLKTIADVQEEEKQRTSMLVSNLANEIEVKNKHIKDIESKYNETIQSISNLMTQKDEMHRLYNEEMQKTQEAARVQLEKIFSEHETIALRLEVQKQKLIEREKELENREAYNERQKLELEKQMNAKATLEQKKADENLLKLAEEQKREKEKLHVQIIELEKKLDAKQALELEIERLRGAVQVMKHIGTGGDEEVDDKLVAIQVELREKEEELEDLEVRNQALIVKERKSNDELQEARKELVNCLMERTCQTSQTSIGVKRMGEMDDVPFKNAAKRMFRRKEIAVKAAELCSQWEDHLRDPNWHPFKIVKTDDSKGHKEVIDAEDEKLKKLKNEFGNEVYEAVTTALMELNEYNPSGRYVIPELWNCNQKRRATLKEGVAYIMEQWKCLKWKTKDH, via the exons ATGTCCTTATCGGAAGAGGAAACTGATTTAAGTGAATCAGAAGTTGAAGACTACAGCATTCAATGGTACGCGAAACTTAAAGATGGTCGTGAAAAACTTCAAGTTTCAGGTGAAGAGTATAGCTGCCCATTCTGTCCTGGGAAAGTCCACAAGTACAGCTTGAAGGACCTATACCAGCATGCTTCTGGAGTTTCCAAGGgttcaacaaaaagaaaaatgaaagatagGGGAAAACATCTTGGATTGGTGAGGTACATCGACAGTGATGTTGACATAAAGAAACCATTAGCTGAATCAATCAAGAAGAAGGCTGATGATCCTATTGCAAGTGCCGGTCCAAGTGAAAAATTTGTTTATCCTTGGATGGGAATTGTTGCTAATATTCCCAGTGAGAAGAGAGATGGGCGTTATGTTGGAGATAGTGGCTCAAAgcttagggataatttcacttTGAAAGGGTTTAATCCCCTCAAGGTGCAACCACTGTGGAACTGGACGGGATTTTCAGGGTATGCAATAATAGAGTTCAATAAGGACTGGCCGGGATTCTGTAATGCAATGGCTTTTGAAAAGAGTTTTGAAGCTGAACATCATGGGAAAAGGGATTACCATGAAGCATGTGATAGGGGTGCAACGTTGTATGGGTGGATTGCTCGCGCTGATGATTATGACTCATCAACAATAATTGGAGAACACCTTAGAAAGAAGGCAGATTTGAAGACTATTGCTGATGTTCAAGAAGAAGAGAAGCAAAGAACCTCAATGCTTGTTTCCAATCTTGCCAATGAAATTGAAGTTAAGAACAAGCATATTAAGGATATTGAGAGTAAATACAATGAAACCATTCAAAGTATAAGCAATTTGATGACTCAAAAGGATGAGATGCACCGATTGTATAACGAGG AGATGCAGAAGACACAGGAGGCTGCACGTGTTCAGCTTGAAAAGATATTTTCAGAGCACGAGACGATTGCATTACGGCTAGAAGTACAAAAGCAAAAGCTGATTGAGCGAGAGAAAGAATTGGAGAATCGGGAGGCTTACAATGAAAGACAAAAGCTTGAGCTAGAGAAGCAAATG AATGCAAAAGCCACCttggagcaaaagaaagctgatGAAAATCTTTTGAAGTTGGCTGAAGAGCAGAAG agagaaaaagaaaaactgcaCGTGCAAATTATTGAATTGGAGAAGAAACTTGATGCAAAGCAAGCATTGGAACTGGAGATAGAACGTCTAAGAGGGGCTGTGCAAGTAATGAAACACATTGGAACTGGTGGAGATGAGGAAGTAGATGACAAGTTGGTAGCAATCCAAGTTGAGCtaagagagaaagaagaagaactGGAAGATCTAGAAGTGCGTAATCAAGCTCTCATTGTCAAGGAGCGTAAAAGCAATGATGAATTACAGGAGGCTCGGAAAGAGTTGGTAAAC TGCTTGATGGAGAGGACTTGTCAGACTTCTCAGACTTCAATTGGTGTAAAGAGAATGGGTGAAATGGATGATGTCCCATTCAAAAATGCAGCTAAAAGAATGTTTCGACGGAAGGAAATAGCCGTGAAAGCTGCTGAGCTGTGTTCACAATGGGAGGATCACCTTCGAGATCCCAACTGGCATCCTTTTAAGATCGTGAAGACTGATGATAGTAAAGGTCATAAG GAAGTAATAGATGCTGAGGATGAGAAACTGAAAAAGCTAAAGaacgaatttggaaatgaagtTTATGAAGCTGTGACAACAGCTTTGATGGAGCTGAATGAGTACAACCCCAGTGGCAGGTATGTTATACCTGAGTTATGGAACTGCAACCAGAAAAGGAGAGCAACACTGAAGGAAGGAGTAGCATACATAATGGAGCAGTGGAAATGCCTCAAATGGAAAACCAAGGATCACTGA